The Deltaproteobacteria bacterium genome window below encodes:
- a CDS encoding hydantoinase B/oxoprolinase family protein: MTMDVTDTGASSSQVDPVTFEILSHRLHEITREMGATLERVGGTVNTTQLHDYMASLYMANGDVLSVGESMIRHAACAGFAVKRIIERFEDNGGIHPGDVFLLNDPYLAAIHQSDIYMIAPIHYHDRLMAWSATFVHVMDIGAMSPGGNSPGATEICHEGLRIPGLKLVERGRMRQDVFDTLTNMTRQPVLVGLDLKCELAANNVARSRMEEMFEQYGPELITAVSAEIIRYARETLQKRLREIPDGTWSDSGTIAANETKRVCVELRKRGDRLTFDFTGSDPQARQGINLPYHATFGGVFEAVLSALGYDLPKNYGAFGPIEVIAPEGTVVNVQYPGPVSMNTTSGLKTVSYVSASVLAQMLAGSDTWRDEVTALTLGFRVVRHAGVNQYGRFYVSTLLELSGSGASPHGDGIDSGGYLTCHNVEWLELNFPLMYLFRRHLKDGGGAGKFAGGVGVEATVKLHDAPEERIRGVAFGVAGLRNSGVGMFGGYPGAPSLLVLLEGTRVNELLANHQCIDGLPALEGERRLLPYCEFDIGKDDVLYLRLGSGGGYGDPLDREPEAVAESLLNERISRATAEDIYGVVVEDRTLRVDEAATRESRERLRKNRLAGQT; the protein is encoded by the coding sequence ATGGCCTCCCTCTACATGGCCAACGGCGACGTGCTGTCGGTGGGGGAGTCCATGATCCGGCATGCGGCCTGCGCCGGGTTCGCGGTGAAGCGCATCATCGAGCGTTTCGAGGACAACGGCGGCATCCACCCGGGAGACGTGTTCCTGCTCAACGACCCCTACCTGGCCGCCATCCACCAATCCGACATCTACATGATCGCGCCGATCCACTACCACGACCGGCTGATGGCGTGGAGCGCCACCTTCGTGCACGTCATGGACATCGGCGCCATGTCCCCGGGCGGGAATTCTCCGGGCGCCACCGAGATCTGCCACGAGGGACTGCGCATTCCGGGCCTCAAGCTGGTGGAGCGTGGCCGGATGCGCCAGGACGTGTTCGACACCCTCACCAACATGACCCGGCAGCCGGTTCTCGTGGGGCTCGACCTCAAGTGCGAGCTGGCGGCCAACAACGTGGCCCGTTCGCGCATGGAGGAGATGTTCGAGCAGTATGGCCCCGAACTCATCACCGCCGTGTCAGCGGAAATAATCCGCTACGCGCGCGAGACCCTCCAGAAGCGCCTCCGGGAGATCCCGGACGGCACCTGGAGCGACTCCGGCACCATCGCGGCCAACGAGACGAAACGCGTGTGCGTGGAGCTGCGCAAGCGCGGCGACCGGCTGACGTTCGACTTCACCGGCAGCGATCCCCAGGCGCGGCAGGGCATCAACCTGCCGTACCACGCCACTTTCGGCGGAGTCTTCGAGGCGGTGCTGAGCGCCCTGGGCTACGACCTGCCCAAGAACTACGGCGCCTTCGGCCCCATCGAGGTCATCGCCCCGGAAGGCACGGTGGTGAACGTGCAGTATCCCGGGCCGGTGTCCATGAACACCACCTCCGGGCTCAAGACCGTCTCCTACGTCTCCGCGTCGGTGCTGGCGCAGATGCTGGCGGGCAGCGACACCTGGAGGGACGAGGTGACGGCGCTGACACTCGGCTTCCGCGTCGTGCGCCACGCGGGCGTGAACCAGTACGGCCGGTTCTACGTCTCCACGCTGCTGGAGTTGAGCGGCTCCGGCGCCAGCCCCCACGGCGACGGCATCGATTCCGGCGGCTACCTCACCTGCCACAACGTGGAATGGCTCGAGCTGAACTTCCCGCTCATGTACCTGTTCCGGCGCCATCTGAAGGACGGCGGCGGTGCCGGCAAGTTCGCCGGCGGCGTGGGCGTGGAGGCCACCGTGAAGTTGCACGACGCGCCCGAGGAGAGGATCCGCGGCGTGGCCTTCGGCGTGGCCGGCCTGCGGAACTCCGGCGTGGGCATGTTCGGCGGCTACCCCGGCGCCCCGAGCCTGCTGGTGCTGCTCGAAGGCACGCGCGTCAACGAGCTGCTGGCGAACCACCAGTGCATCGACGGACTCCCGGCCCTGGAGGGCGAGCGCCGGCTGCTCCCCTACTGCGAGTTCGACATCGGCAAGGACGACGTCCTGTATTTGCGGCTGGGGAGCGGCGGCGGCTACGGCGACCCCCTGGACCGGGAGCCGGAGGCGGTGGCGGAGAGCCTGCTGAACGAGCGCATCTCACGGGCCACAGCCGAAGACATCTACGGCGTCGTCGTGGAAGATCGTACCTTGAGGGTGGACGAGGCGGCGACTCGCGAATCGCGGGAGCGCCTGCGCAAGAACCGGCTGGCGGGACAAACCTGA
- a CDS encoding isochorismatase family protein: MIETTGPNRPEPRSISLDPAKTAVVVLDLNARCHDPEEVCSKLMEPLGGFLEQVRAASVPVVFTVSLQFKGTPMGEVAAPLGRRDSEPVLHPDAFDKFAGGELRTILDDAGTENLIVTGSLTNVAVLYTATAAARVHRYNVIIPLDGVNAKSTYEHEYAIHQLTVIPAGAAERMRFTRLDMIAFL, encoded by the coding sequence ATGATTGAGACCACAGGGCCCAACAGGCCCGAACCCAGGAGTATCTCCCTCGACCCGGCCAAAACCGCCGTGGTGGTGCTCGACCTGAACGCCCGCTGTCATGACCCGGAGGAGGTCTGCTCAAAGCTGATGGAGCCCCTTGGCGGGTTCCTGGAGCAGGTCCGGGCGGCTTCCGTCCCCGTGGTGTTCACCGTTTCGCTGCAGTTCAAGGGCACGCCCATGGGGGAGGTGGCGGCGCCTCTTGGGCGTCGCGACAGCGAGCCCGTGCTCCATCCCGACGCCTTCGACAAGTTCGCCGGCGGCGAGCTCCGGACGATCCTCGATGACGCCGGCACCGAGAACCTCATCGTCACCGGCTCCCTCACCAACGTTGCCGTGCTCTACACCGCCACCGCCGCCGCGCGCGTGCATCGCTACAACGTCATCATCCCGCTCGACGGCGTCAACGCCAAGAGCACCTACGAGCACGAGTACGCCATCCACCAGCTCACAGTCATCCCCGCCGGCGCCGCGGAGCGCATGCGCTTTACCCGGCTCGACATGATCGCGTTCTTGTAG
- a CDS encoding hydantoinase/oxoprolinase family protein: MLRIGIDTGGTFTDLSVFDEDDGRVCLTHKLPSQPQDPTAAIAAGLREITARLPEKARYVLHGTTIGLNTLLEGREPAPGLLVTEGFRDLLELDRQWRGDQVYNLFFDRPRQLVPRRLIRPVRERVDSRGREVLPLDAEQARAAVRELLDAGVRSVAVSLLFSFAHPEHERRLRTILEELAPDVYVTLSSEVDPQFREFERTSTAVVNAFIGPRVSGYVGTIEAAVQQLLEGARVLIMQSNGGVATPAVIARAPVQTLMSGPVAGVVGTHRLCREIGRDNAISLDIGGTSCDMSVIPGELLTAPQSKVAGYTVRAATVAIETIGSGGGSIARVESGRILKVGPQSAGAVPGPACYGTGDQPTLTDALVVLGHLNREALLQGAMPIDAGAARQAIAEAIAGPLEMTPERAAAGVVEVLAAQVAMSMRSVTIEKGYDPRDFILVAYGGAGPTVACPIARELEIPEICIPPDPGNFCAAGMLLTDLIRSYSLTRIGALDDTPPDAIREAFRELRDKGVRELREQGVPADAIDTEDFLDMRYPGQSYEVTVPAGDTRKEVLTRLFHEAHGRLYGHTAEEESMEIVNYRVRCIGRLPKMTLAAASATGGSAQPREQRSAIFPDDTAPVPVPVYRRADLAPGFHIAGPAVIEEYSSTTVVYPSFDLTADAHGNLRVRYTP; encoded by the coding sequence ATGCTGCGCATCGGCATTGACACCGGCGGTACGTTCACCGACCTGAGCGTGTTCGACGAGGACGACGGACGGGTCTGCCTCACCCACAAGCTCCCGTCGCAACCGCAAGACCCCACCGCGGCCATCGCCGCCGGGCTGCGCGAGATCACCGCACGGCTGCCGGAGAAGGCGCGTTACGTGCTGCATGGCACCACCATCGGGCTCAACACGCTGCTGGAAGGACGCGAGCCGGCGCCGGGGCTGCTGGTCACCGAGGGTTTCCGCGACCTCCTGGAGCTGGACCGGCAATGGCGCGGCGACCAAGTGTACAACCTGTTCTTCGACCGTCCGCGGCAGCTCGTGCCGCGGAGGCTGATCCGGCCGGTGCGAGAACGTGTGGACTCCCGTGGACGCGAGGTGCTTCCGCTGGACGCGGAACAGGCCCGCGCCGCCGTCCGGGAGTTGCTGGACGCGGGGGTGCGCTCCGTCGCCGTGAGCCTGCTCTTCTCCTTCGCCCATCCCGAGCACGAGCGGCGGCTCCGTACGATACTGGAAGAGCTCGCGCCGGACGTCTACGTGACCCTGTCGTCCGAGGTGGACCCGCAGTTTCGCGAATTCGAGCGCACCAGCACCGCGGTGGTCAACGCATTCATCGGCCCGCGGGTCAGCGGCTACGTCGGTACCATCGAAGCCGCGGTCCAACAACTGCTGGAAGGCGCCCGGGTGCTGATCATGCAGTCCAACGGCGGCGTCGCCACCCCCGCGGTGATCGCACGGGCACCGGTCCAGACGCTGATGTCGGGTCCGGTGGCCGGGGTCGTGGGGACCCACCGCCTGTGCCGTGAGATCGGCCGCGACAATGCCATCTCGCTGGACATCGGCGGCACGAGTTGCGACATGTCGGTGATCCCTGGAGAGCTTCTGACCGCGCCCCAGAGCAAGGTGGCGGGTTACACCGTGCGCGCCGCCACCGTCGCCATCGAAACCATCGGGAGCGGCGGCGGCAGCATCGCGCGGGTCGAGTCCGGCCGCATCCTGAAGGTGGGGCCACAGAGCGCCGGCGCGGTCCCCGGGCCCGCGTGCTACGGCACCGGCGACCAGCCCACCCTCACGGACGCCCTCGTCGTGCTCGGGCATCTCAACCGGGAGGCGCTCTTGCAAGGCGCCATGCCCATCGACGCCGGGGCCGCCCGCCAAGCCATTGCCGAAGCCATCGCCGGACCGCTGGAGATGACCCCGGAACGCGCCGCCGCGGGCGTCGTTGAGGTGCTGGCCGCGCAGGTGGCCATGTCCATGCGCTCTGTCACCATCGAAAAAGGCTACGATCCCAGGGACTTCATCCTGGTGGCCTACGGCGGCGCCGGACCCACGGTGGCCTGCCCCATCGCCCGTGAGCTGGAAATCCCCGAGATCTGCATCCCGCCGGACCCCGGCAACTTCTGCGCCGCCGGCATGCTGCTCACCGACCTGATACGCAGCTACTCACTCACGCGCATCGGCGCGCTGGACGACACCCCGCCGGACGCCATCCGGGAAGCCTTCCGGGAGCTGCGCGACAAGGGCGTGCGGGAGTTGCGCGAGCAAGGCGTGCCCGCGGACGCCATCGACACCGAGGACTTCCTGGACATGCGCTACCCCGGCCAGTCCTACGAAGTCACGGTGCCGGCCGGGGACACCCGCAAGGAAGTCCTTACCCGGCTCTTCCACGAAGCCCACGGGCGGCTGTACGGCCATACCGCCGAGGAAGAGTCCATGGAGATCGTCAACTACCGCGTGCGCTGCATCGGCCGCCTCCCCAAGATGACCTTGGCCGCGGCGTCCGCAACGGGCGGCTCCGCGCAACCCCGGGAACAGCGCTCCGCGATCTTCCCGGACGACACTGCTCCGGTGCCCGTGCCCGTCTACCGCCGCGCCGACCTCGCTCCCGGCTTCCACATCGCCGGACCGGCCGTCATCGAGGAGTACAGCTCCACCACCGTCGTGTACCCTTCCTTCGACTTGACCGCGGATGCCCACGGAAACCTCCGGGTGAGATACACTCCGTAG
- a CDS encoding hydantoinase B/oxoprolinase family protein — protein MNPVGRPAVALARDMDAIKLEVIYNATNQIAYELTQKLMRNGYSSIVKESQDLALSICDRDGRNVGQYSPNPVGLGVVGSQLKGILQDFADAIGEGDAFILNHPYRYCQNHPSDVTLISPVFYHGELMAFVGNTAHKPDIGGKVPGTNAGDATEVFQEGLLIPPLKLYEGGVLNEAVKQLICANTRIPEVTWGDIRAQVTANLHGIDRLTALADRFGLDDVLACWEERIAITERELRSRIAAMPPGSYGPVTDYIDDDGVELDRPLKVTATVHVRGDELEFEFASAKQSRGPLNLRPCVVRAVAEYCVQAAIGPDLPKNQGCSAPIRITLPAPGHLLNPEFPAPVNMYATTCHRLAPVIMMALAQALPDRVAAPQSSSGGAVSFNGVDPGGGRRYSQYEILWGGYGARPGKDGVSGCAADISNVMSTPVEALENEFPVRMQCFEVNPDSAGAGQYRGGLGIRRAWQVLNDDVTLNLRLDRFKFSSPGLFGARPAAPARCTLNPYGGQPRTLHSKTANIHLSRGDTLLLELGGGGGWGDPLARDPERVLDDVRNGYVSPKTAREVYGVVVDPETMTVDTAATEQERAARCRPALADS, from the coding sequence ATGAACCCCGTAGGGCGACCCGCGGTCGCCCTGGCCCGCGACATGGACGCCATCAAGCTCGAGGTCATCTACAACGCCACCAACCAGATCGCGTACGAGCTGACGCAGAAGCTCATGCGCAACGGCTATTCGTCCATCGTGAAGGAGAGCCAGGACCTGGCCTTGAGCATCTGCGACCGCGACGGGCGCAACGTCGGACAGTACTCGCCCAACCCGGTGGGCCTAGGCGTCGTGGGGTCCCAGCTCAAGGGGATCCTGCAAGACTTCGCCGACGCCATCGGCGAGGGCGACGCGTTCATCCTGAACCACCCCTACCGCTACTGCCAGAACCACCCCAGCGACGTGACGCTGATCTCGCCGGTGTTCTACCACGGTGAACTCATGGCCTTCGTGGGCAACACCGCGCACAAGCCCGACATCGGCGGCAAGGTGCCGGGCACCAACGCCGGCGACGCCACGGAAGTGTTCCAGGAAGGACTGCTGATCCCGCCGCTGAAGCTCTACGAGGGCGGCGTCCTCAACGAGGCGGTGAAGCAGCTCATCTGCGCCAACACGCGCATCCCCGAGGTAACCTGGGGCGACATCCGCGCGCAGGTCACCGCCAACCTTCATGGCATCGACCGGCTCACCGCGCTGGCCGACCGCTTCGGACTCGATGACGTGCTCGCCTGCTGGGAGGAACGCATCGCCATCACCGAACGGGAGCTGCGCTCGCGCATCGCGGCCATGCCGCCGGGCAGCTACGGACCGGTCACCGACTACATCGACGACGACGGGGTGGAACTGGACCGGCCCCTGAAGGTCACGGCGACGGTGCACGTCCGCGGTGACGAGCTGGAGTTCGAATTCGCTTCGGCGAAACAGTCCCGCGGCCCGCTCAATCTCCGGCCGTGCGTGGTGCGGGCGGTGGCGGAGTACTGCGTACAGGCCGCCATCGGACCGGACCTGCCCAAGAACCAGGGCTGCTCGGCGCCCATCCGCATCACCCTGCCGGCGCCCGGACACCTGCTCAACCCGGAGTTCCCGGCGCCGGTGAACATGTACGCCACCACCTGCCACCGGCTGGCGCCGGTGATCATGATGGCCCTGGCGCAGGCCCTGCCCGACCGCGTGGCCGCGCCCCAGAGCAGCTCCGGCGGCGCGGTCTCCTTCAACGGCGTGGACCCCGGCGGCGGACGGCGCTACTCCCAGTATGAGATCCTGTGGGGCGGTTACGGCGCCCGGCCGGGCAAGGACGGCGTCAGCGGCTGCGCCGCCGACATCAGCAACGTCATGAGCACGCCGGTGGAGGCGCTGGAGAACGAGTTCCCGGTGCGCATGCAGTGCTTCGAGGTCAACCCCGACTCCGCGGGCGCGGGGCAATACCGCGGCGGCCTGGGCATCCGGCGCGCCTGGCAGGTGCTGAACGACGACGTCACACTGAACCTGCGCCTGGACCGCTTCAAGTTCTCCTCTCCGGGACTGTTCGGTGCGCGCCCCGCCGCGCCGGCGCGCTGCACGCTGAACCCCTACGGCGGCCAGCCCCGGACACTCCACTCCAAGACCGCCAACATCCACCTCTCCAGGGGCGACACCCTGCTGCTGGAGCTGGGCGGCGGAGGCGGTTGGGGCGACCCCCTGGCGCGCGATCCCGAGCGCGTGCTCGACGACGTGCGCAACGGCTACGTGTCGCCGAAAACAGCGCGGGAAGTGTACGGCGTGGTCGTCGACCCCGAAACCATGACCGTCGACACAGCGGCGACAGAGCAGGAACGGGCCGCGCGTTGCCGACCTGCCCTCGCGGATTCGTAG
- a CDS encoding CoA transferase, protein MTGALDGTVAIDASGHVAGPYAGSLLGDLGCEVIKVELPGKGDPARGREGYGPVFRVLNRNKKSVTLNLREAKARDILCRMLERADILIESFRPATRKALGLDYEALRRRNPALIHCSVTAFGQDGPYESRPGFESVGQAVSGMLSLLTDPGDPRMGGFSITAHAAGVFAAYGILAALAARNRTGTGQFVDVSLLQASMGFVESHFAEFLNGGAAVTPKNFQRGRLFCVPAGDGRPLLVHLATHRQSWETLIRVIERPDLLDDPRFASYEHRAAHHDDLMAILREVFGGAPRSAWLERLGKEDLSHAPIYAAEEVFEDPQVRHLGMPREIEHPERGTTRLIGSSVNLSDTPPRFVRPAPLVGENTDEVLQGLGYDGDAIRELRERGVI, encoded by the coding sequence ATGACCGGTGCGCTGGACGGCACGGTGGCCATCGATGCCAGCGGACACGTGGCCGGCCCGTACGCCGGGAGTCTCCTGGGCGACCTGGGTTGCGAGGTCATCAAGGTGGAGCTTCCGGGCAAGGGTGATCCGGCCCGGGGGCGGGAGGGCTACGGCCCGGTCTTCCGAGTGCTCAACCGGAACAAGAAGAGCGTGACGCTCAACCTGCGCGAGGCCAAGGCCCGGGACATCCTGTGCCGGATGCTGGAGCGGGCGGACATCCTCATCGAGAGCTTCCGGCCGGCGACGCGGAAGGCGCTGGGACTCGACTACGAAGCGTTGCGCCGGCGCAACCCCGCGCTCATCCACTGCTCGGTTACGGCCTTCGGCCAGGACGGCCCGTACGAGAGCCGGCCCGGCTTCGAGTCCGTGGGTCAGGCTGTCAGCGGCATGCTGAGCCTCCTCACCGACCCGGGCGACCCTCGGATGGGCGGCTTTTCCATTACGGCCCACGCCGCCGGGGTCTTCGCCGCATACGGCATCCTGGCCGCGCTGGCGGCGCGGAACCGCACCGGCACCGGCCAGTTCGTGGACGTCTCGCTCCTGCAGGCGAGCATGGGCTTCGTCGAGTCGCACTTCGCCGAGTTCCTGAACGGCGGCGCCGCCGTCACGCCGAAGAACTTCCAGCGGGGACGGCTGTTCTGTGTTCCGGCCGGCGACGGACGGCCGCTGCTTGTGCACCTGGCCACCCACCGGCAGTCGTGGGAAACGCTGATCCGCGTCATCGAACGTCCCGACCTTCTCGACGACCCGCGCTTTGCGAGCTACGAGCACCGCGCCGCCCATCACGACGACCTGATGGCCATCCTGCGCGAGGTCTTCGGCGGCGCCCCGCGGTCCGCCTGGTTGGAGCGTTTGGGCAAGGAGGACCTGAGCCACGCGCCCATCTACGCCGCGGAGGAGGTCTTCGAAGACCCGCAGGTCAGGCACTTGGGGATGCCGCGGGAAATCGAACACCCCGAGCGCGGCACCACCCGGCTCATCGGCAGCAGCGTGAACCTGTCGGACACGCCACCGCGCTTCGTGCGCCCCGCGCCGCTGGTGGGAGAGAACACCGACGAGGTGCTGCAAGGGCTGGGCTACGACGGCGACGCGATCCGAGAACTGCGCGAGCGCGGCGTGATCTGA